In the genome of Candidatus Woesearchaeota archaeon, the window CGGGTGAAAATTCTCGTTGAAAGAATTAAAGAAGATGATATTCCTCCACAGGGAAAATTACTGCAGTTTGGCGGCGGATTTCATTATGTTCGAAGAAAAAACATTTAAACAAAATGAATGTATATACTCTCATGGCAATACTCAAATCAGAAACTAAAGAAATCGAAGTTCCAGACGGTTCTCCTATTCAGCTTGCCGCTGATGAACTGGGTGTGATGTTTGGTTGCCGTCATGGGATGTGCGGAACATGTCAAACAGAAATTGTGGAAGGAATTGAAAATCTTTCTGCGCCAAACGAACGCGAAGAAGCAATGGGCGCAACAGGACCATTTCGCTTATGCTGTCAAGCAGAGATTAAGAAAGGGACTGTGAAAATTAGGGTTTGATTCATTTTCTGAGCAACTTTTATAAACATTTCTTCTTCTCTTTACCTTATGGA includes:
- a CDS encoding (2Fe-2S)-binding protein, with the translated sequence MAILKSETKEIEVPDGSPIQLAADELGVMFGCRHGMCGTCQTEIVEGIENLSAPNEREEAMGATGPFRLCCQAEIKKGTVKIRV